In Streptomyces nodosus, one DNA window encodes the following:
- a CDS encoding HNH endonuclease, with protein sequence MAQRYTAPVKPPPSQAPGMRRVNADIAAKKQKLAHHQPATTESRAAQDAAKAPPDDKEAQGKAANAEKMNAAKPGEFNKQAFIDAVNKAIEAQAPKNLDDADKFSKSGKADKIKDEVDGKVSDGKEASAKDIDTATKAPPDTSAAKDKEVTPMSPDRPPPNPGAPSAADAIPEKQPASVTDFSEGPAQNDQTMADAEVTEDQLAKGNERDFDQALSAKKAAEADSAKAPAKGKAAEAQQLSAAKAGAAASGAQAMNALTVTRASAGKQVDGGKGETKSRDERRRAEVTAKLQKVYDSTKKDVEETLSGLDKKVDTAFTAGEKAARDAFTADHERRMRAYKDKRYSGWRGKARWVKDKFAGLPDEANNLYQEARKLYVAKMQTVISSVADIIGAELGRAKARIAKGRTEMKAEVDKLPADLRQFGEDAAKDFAGKFDDLEETVNEKSEQLVQDLAQKYTAALNKVDEEIKKLQEANKGLIDKAKDAIVGVIKTINELKNLLLGILARAAAAITKIIKDPIAFLGNLVHAVGAGLQQFLSNIATHLQTGLVSWLLGTAVKAGLDLPSRFDLKGIIQLIASLLGLTWANIRARITRKGVPDQAMNTVEQSVPVAKALATEGPAGATKEIQSEVGDLKSTILEDLKSYLIPTVIIAGITWILSLLNPASAFVRAVKGIIDIVTFIVNQGAQIVQFVNAVLDAVVAIANGGSAGVPKLIETALAASIPLLIGLLASLLGIGGLANKIKQVFHKVSRPVNRAIDKIVEFVAKKGKALRAKLKPNSKKDGQGKENSLDWPAGQRSEQKKRELPEAIREAQSITQGHERRGSTDRALMKALEELKKRFTWIRGFELEDQKPRSVWLLASKNKVFDDWPRTVHGSGGGSTDDELVEKARRRFFGSRQSVACYYCRRLDAEAVEHIRPRNRGGDNEESNLAPVCVHCNSSKGDREAPKTPPRGYEGKWPAPWWPTQMKVWYVLHYGTPRYWTLDEDERPDGRFHDGTSPRIPPGSHGGSTDESVLKEARKRIFAGRHEVACLYCAKPRATAVEHIWPRKYGGDNEESNLGPSCARCNSSKGDRPAPETPPHDYVGKWPPVWWPTRMQAWWVRTYGPPKEY encoded by the coding sequence GTGGCACAGCGCTACACGGCCCCGGTGAAGCCGCCCCCGTCGCAGGCACCGGGCATGCGCAGGGTCAACGCCGACATCGCCGCCAAGAAGCAGAAACTGGCCCACCACCAGCCGGCGACCACCGAGTCCCGCGCGGCCCAGGACGCGGCGAAGGCCCCGCCCGACGACAAGGAGGCCCAGGGCAAGGCGGCCAACGCGGAGAAGATGAACGCGGCCAAGCCCGGCGAGTTCAACAAACAAGCCTTCATCGACGCCGTGAACAAGGCGATCGAGGCGCAGGCGCCGAAGAACCTCGACGACGCCGACAAGTTCTCCAAGTCCGGCAAGGCCGACAAGATCAAGGACGAGGTCGACGGGAAGGTCTCCGACGGCAAGGAGGCCTCGGCCAAGGACATCGACACGGCGACGAAGGCCCCGCCGGACACGTCGGCGGCCAAGGACAAAGAGGTCACCCCGATGTCCCCGGACCGGCCCCCACCCAACCCGGGAGCCCCGTCCGCAGCGGACGCGATCCCCGAGAAACAGCCCGCTTCCGTAACCGACTTCTCCGAAGGTCCGGCGCAGAACGACCAGACGATGGCGGACGCGGAGGTCACCGAGGACCAGCTCGCCAAGGGCAACGAACGGGATTTCGACCAGGCGCTGTCCGCGAAGAAGGCCGCGGAAGCGGACTCCGCGAAAGCCCCCGCCAAGGGCAAGGCGGCCGAGGCCCAGCAGCTCTCCGCCGCGAAGGCGGGGGCAGCGGCCTCCGGCGCCCAGGCGATGAATGCGCTGACCGTGACCCGTGCGTCGGCGGGCAAGCAGGTCGACGGCGGGAAGGGCGAGACGAAGTCAAGAGACGAAAGGCGGCGGGCCGAGGTCACGGCCAAGCTGCAGAAGGTCTACGACTCCACGAAGAAGGACGTGGAGGAGACCCTGTCCGGTCTGGACAAGAAGGTCGACACCGCTTTCACGGCGGGAGAGAAGGCGGCGCGGGACGCGTTCACCGCGGACCACGAGCGCCGGATGAGGGCATACAAGGACAAGCGGTACTCGGGCTGGAGGGGCAAGGCCCGCTGGGTCAAGGACAAGTTCGCCGGCCTGCCGGACGAGGCCAACAACCTCTACCAGGAGGCCCGCAAACTCTACGTCGCGAAGATGCAGACGGTCATCTCCTCGGTCGCCGACATCATCGGCGCCGAGCTCGGCCGGGCGAAGGCCCGCATCGCCAAGGGCCGCACCGAAATGAAGGCCGAAGTCGACAAACTTCCCGCCGATCTGCGCCAGTTCGGCGAGGACGCTGCGAAGGACTTTGCCGGGAAATTCGACGACCTTGAAGAAACGGTCAACGAGAAGTCCGAACAACTGGTGCAGGACCTGGCCCAGAAGTACACGGCGGCCCTGAACAAGGTCGATGAGGAGATAAAGAAGCTCCAGGAAGCCAACAAGGGCCTGATCGACAAGGCGAAGGACGCGATCGTCGGCGTCATCAAGACGATCAACGAACTGAAGAATCTCCTCCTCGGCATCCTGGCCAGGGCCGCGGCCGCCATCACCAAGATCATCAAAGACCCCATCGCCTTCCTCGGCAACCTGGTCCACGCCGTAGGCGCCGGCCTCCAGCAGTTCCTGTCCAACATAGCCACCCACCTCCAAACCGGCCTGGTCTCCTGGCTGCTGGGCACCGCGGTGAAGGCCGGCCTGGACCTCCCCTCCCGCTTCGACCTCAAGGGCATCATCCAGCTGATCGCCTCCCTCCTGGGCCTGACCTGGGCGAACATCCGCGCCCGCATCACCCGCAAGGGCGTCCCCGACCAGGCGATGAACACGGTCGAACAATCCGTCCCCGTGGCCAAGGCCCTGGCCACAGAGGGCCCGGCCGGCGCGACCAAGGAAATCCAGTCCGAGGTCGGCGACCTGAAATCCACCATCCTCGAAGACCTGAAGTCCTATCTCATCCCCACCGTCATCATCGCCGGCATCACGTGGATCCTCTCCCTTTTGAATCCCGCCTCCGCATTCGTCCGTGCGGTCAAGGGAATCATCGACATCGTCACCTTCATCGTGAACCAGGGCGCCCAGATAGTGCAGTTCGTCAACGCGGTCCTGGACGCGGTGGTGGCCATCGCCAACGGGGGCTCAGCAGGAGTCCCCAAACTGATCGAGACGGCCCTGGCCGCCAGCATCCCGCTCCTCATCGGCCTCCTGGCCTCCCTCCTGGGCATCGGCGGCCTGGCCAACAAGATAAAACAGGTTTTTCACAAGGTCTCACGACCGGTGAACCGCGCCATCGACAAGATCGTCGAATTCGTCGCGAAGAAAGGCAAGGCGCTCCGGGCGAAGCTAAAACCGAATTCGAAGAAAGATGGCCAGGGTAAGGAAAATTCATTAGATTGGCCAGCCGGACAGCGCTCCGAACAGAAGAAGCGGGAGCTTCCTGAGGCTATACGAGAAGCCCAGTCGATTACGCAGGGCCACGAGAGGAGAGGATCTACAGACAGGGCTTTGATGAAAGCTCTGGAGGAACTTAAAAAGCGTTTTACGTGGATTCGTGGCTTCGAACTCGAAGACCAGAAGCCGCGCTCTGTGTGGCTCCTGGCAAGCAAGAACAAAGTATTCGATGACTGGCCCCGGACCGTGCACGGATCGGGAGGTGGAAGCACCGACGACGAGCTGGTGGAGAAGGCCAGGAGGCGATTCTTCGGATCCCGGCAGTCCGTCGCCTGTTACTACTGCCGTCGGCTTGATGCCGAAGCGGTCGAGCATATTCGTCCCAGAAATCGGGGTGGCGACAACGAGGAGAGCAATCTCGCTCCGGTCTGTGTCCACTGCAACTCCTCGAAAGGCGACCGGGAGGCACCGAAGACCCCGCCGCGCGGCTATGAGGGAAAGTGGCCCGCACCATGGTGGCCAACGCAGATGAAGGTCTGGTATGTCCTGCATTACGGAACACCTCGGTACTGGACCCTCGACGAAGATGAGAGGCCGGACGGGCGATTCCACGACGGAACGAGCCCGCGCATCCCACCCGGCTCCCACGGGGGAAGCACGGATGAGTCCGTCCTCAAGGAGGCCCGGAAAAGGATATTCGCTGGACGGCATGAGGTGGCCTGCCTTTATTGTGCGAAACCGCGCGCAACCGCCGTGGAGCATATTTGGCCACGCAAGTATGGAGGGGACAACGAGGAATCCAACTTGGGCCCTTCTTGCGCTCGCTGCAACTCGTCCAAAGGGGATCGCCCAGCCCCCGAAACGCCGCCCCATGATTATGTCGGAAAATGGCCGCCGGTTTGGTGGCCGACGCGTATGCAGGCCTGGTGGGTGAGGACGTACGGTCCGCCGAAGGAATATTGA
- a CDS encoding DUF4265 domain-containing protein, which produces MVDIDDICGHPEPAWRDQADSLVMYDLTDSGMPGKWEQLWAKRLDDDRYMLCCIPFFTSDIALGDIFTTTSSGGFELSVDTVAVRSGNVVIHALFREDATTEENEDRQGDLIEESVRLGVDREVFQLGYVALSCPIGSPEHVEIEKRLYAYHLLEWGDFETSKRSE; this is translated from the coding sequence ATGGTTGACATCGACGACATCTGCGGACATCCGGAGCCGGCTTGGCGCGATCAGGCGGATTCGCTCGTCATGTACGATTTGACTGACTCGGGGATGCCGGGAAAATGGGAGCAGCTGTGGGCGAAGCGGCTGGATGATGATCGCTACATGTTGTGCTGTATTCCATTCTTCACCTCGGACATCGCGCTAGGTGATATTTTCACCACAACTTCGTCTGGTGGCTTCGAACTTTCGGTTGATACTGTGGCCGTACGGTCTGGTAACGTCGTCATCCACGCATTGTTTCGCGAGGACGCCACGACTGAGGAGAACGAAGACCGTCAGGGCGATCTGATCGAGGAATCCGTGCGTCTCGGCGTTGACCGTGAGGTCTTCCAGTTGGGCTACGTGGCTCTCAGTTGCCCGATCGGCTCTCCCGAGCATGTGGAGATCGAAAAGCGCCTCTACGCCTACCACCTGCTGGAATGGGGGGACTTCGAGACGTCCAAGCGGAGCGAATAA
- a CDS encoding ATP-binding protein, with protein sequence MKLPSNPDPGPYRNPHAPDPDPDPSLRHLLDRAILVEQRVRRAVHARQLTDPAPDDAFRGLYLTDETIHRLLEHGRHLTVTAPDDTDAAFLAEAEARADAAQAADHPTRLRTLTHDFSLSALDVEILLIALVPDLDDRFEQFYGYLNDDVTRRRPTIGLALGLCGLSAADAAARSRLSPQAPLRSGSLLLTEDQDRPFLARTLRVPDRVTAHLLGDDTPDPRVVDLLAPWGDIPGVGDPSGLARALAAGVPLAYLREEQGGAGTALAASALTRAGHGVLGVDLDRLSRDPDPTEAVRVLAREARLTTSGLVCAPLDALTREPDKAEIIRLVTDVSFPTVPTVLVGRVPWDAAWSSRPPLLLHAPRVEPTTRAALWANASPSPVPPNLDLTHLLSPFLLTPDQIAGAARGAAQAALLDGGALHPDHIRAGARSQNAAGLDRLARRTEPAVTWSDLVLPPDTLTQLRELTARARHRDRVLGEWGMRPGGGRGRGVTALFAGDSGTGKTMSAEVIAGDLGLDLYTVDLATVIDKYIGETEKNLERIFSEAAGINGVLLFDEADAVFGKRSEVKDAHDRYANVESAYLLQRMETFDGLAVLATNLRANLDDAFTRRLDLVVDFPLPDAPHRRALWDRCLGPVLPRATDLDLDFCAASFELAGGNIRSVAVTAAYLAAESGTPVTMPVLIHAIQREYQKLGRLTLASEFGPYMSLLTDG encoded by the coding sequence ATGAAACTCCCCTCAAACCCGGACCCGGGCCCGTACCGGAACCCGCACGCCCCCGACCCCGACCCCGACCCCAGCCTGCGCCACCTCCTCGACCGGGCGATCCTCGTCGAACAGCGCGTACGACGCGCGGTGCACGCCCGGCAGCTCACCGACCCGGCCCCCGACGACGCCTTCCGCGGGCTGTATCTCACCGATGAGACGATCCACCGCCTCCTGGAACACGGCCGCCACCTCACCGTCACCGCCCCCGACGACACGGACGCCGCCTTCCTGGCCGAAGCGGAGGCACGTGCCGACGCCGCGCAAGCCGCAGACCATCCCACCCGACTACGCACCCTCACCCACGACTTCAGTCTCTCCGCGCTGGACGTCGAGATCCTGCTGATCGCACTCGTCCCGGACCTGGACGACCGCTTCGAGCAGTTCTACGGTTATCTCAACGACGACGTCACCCGCCGCCGCCCCACCATCGGCCTCGCACTCGGCCTGTGCGGCCTGTCCGCGGCCGACGCGGCAGCCCGGTCACGCCTCTCCCCCCAGGCACCGCTCCGCTCCGGCAGCCTCCTCCTGACCGAGGACCAGGACCGTCCCTTCCTCGCCCGCACCCTCCGCGTCCCCGACCGCGTCACGGCCCATCTCCTCGGCGACGACACCCCCGATCCACGCGTCGTGGACCTGCTCGCCCCCTGGGGGGACATCCCCGGTGTCGGCGACCCGTCCGGACTCGCCCGTGCCCTGGCCGCCGGGGTCCCGCTCGCCTACCTCCGCGAGGAGCAGGGCGGCGCCGGCACAGCACTCGCCGCCTCCGCCCTGACCCGCGCGGGTCACGGAGTCCTCGGTGTCGATCTCGACCGCCTCTCCCGCGACCCGGACCCCACCGAGGCGGTACGCGTCCTGGCCCGCGAGGCCCGGCTGACCACCTCCGGCCTGGTGTGCGCCCCACTCGACGCACTCACCCGGGAGCCGGACAAGGCGGAGATCATCCGCCTGGTGACCGACGTCTCCTTCCCCACAGTCCCCACGGTCCTCGTCGGCCGGGTGCCCTGGGACGCGGCCTGGTCCTCCCGCCCACCCCTCCTCCTGCACGCCCCCCGAGTGGAACCGACAACCCGGGCCGCTCTCTGGGCGAACGCGTCCCCCTCCCCCGTCCCTCCCAATCTTGACCTCACTCATCTCCTCTCCCCCTTCCTCCTCACCCCGGACCAGATCGCCGGCGCCGCCCGAGGAGCCGCTCAGGCCGCGCTGCTGGACGGCGGCGCCCTGCACCCGGACCACATCCGCGCCGGCGCCCGCTCCCAGAACGCGGCGGGCCTCGACCGCCTGGCCCGTCGCACAGAACCGGCGGTGACCTGGTCCGACCTCGTCCTTCCCCCGGACACCCTCACCCAGCTCCGCGAACTCACCGCCCGCGCCCGCCACCGCGACCGGGTCCTCGGCGAATGGGGCATGCGTCCGGGCGGCGGCCGGGGCAGAGGCGTCACCGCCCTCTTCGCAGGCGACTCCGGAACCGGCAAAACCATGTCCGCCGAAGTGATCGCCGGGGACCTGGGCCTGGACCTCTACACGGTCGACCTGGCCACGGTCATCGACAAATACATAGGCGAAACGGAGAAGAACCTCGAACGGATCTTCTCCGAGGCGGCCGGTATCAACGGCGTACTGCTCTTCGACGAGGCCGACGCCGTCTTCGGCAAGCGCTCCGAGGTCAAGGACGCGCACGACCGTTACGCCAACGTGGAGAGCGCCTACCTCCTCCAGCGCATGGAGACCTTCGACGGCTTGGCCGTCCTCGCCACCAATCTCCGCGCCAACCTGGACGACGCCTTCACCCGACGCCTGGACCTGGTCGTCGACTTCCCCCTCCCCGACGCCCCGCACCGCCGGGCCCTCTGGGACCGCTGCCTGGGCCCCGTCCTCCCCCGCGCCACCGACCTGGATCTGGACTTCTGCGCAGCCTCCTTCGAACTGGCAGGCGGCAACATCCGCTCGGTAGCAGTAACCGCCGCCTACCTCGCCGCCGAGTCCGGCACCCCCGTGACCATGCCCGTCCTGATCCACGCAATCCAACGCGAGTACCAAAAACTCGGCCGCCTGACCCTGGCCTCGGAGTTCGGCCCGTACATGTCCCTCCTCACGGACGGCTGA
- a CDS encoding DUF4255 domain-containing protein: MIHEVDEALRTMFRTDALTGGQVVVVFDAPTRDWAAKVNAPTVNLYLYDIREDMRRRERGLLNEYDEQGTVVARRRPPRYFKLSYLITAWTRRPEDEHRLLSSLLSCLLRYEALPADQLTGTLGEIGVSVPMTVALPPPEDRSFADVWSALGGELKPSLDLVVSVPVTESPVYPASPPVGEEGVQLGFGEMPPDQSSAGAPTQRMPNGTHLPVYGTRRGGIASRVAEERPE; this comes from the coding sequence GTGATCCACGAGGTCGACGAGGCACTGCGCACGATGTTCCGGACCGACGCCCTGACCGGCGGCCAGGTGGTGGTGGTCTTCGACGCCCCCACCCGCGACTGGGCCGCCAAGGTCAACGCTCCCACCGTCAATCTGTACTTGTACGACATCCGGGAGGACATGCGGCGCCGTGAGCGCGGTCTGCTCAACGAGTACGACGAGCAGGGCACCGTCGTCGCCCGGCGCCGTCCGCCTCGCTACTTCAAGCTGTCGTATCTCATCACCGCGTGGACCAGACGCCCCGAGGACGAGCATCGCCTGCTCTCCTCCCTCCTCTCCTGCCTGCTGCGCTACGAGGCCCTGCCCGCCGACCAACTCACCGGCACCCTGGGCGAGATCGGCGTCTCCGTCCCCATGACGGTCGCCCTGCCGCCCCCCGAGGACCGCTCCTTCGCCGATGTGTGGAGCGCCCTCGGCGGCGAACTCAAGCCCTCCCTCGACCTGGTGGTGAGCGTCCCGGTCACCGAGTCCCCGGTCTATCCGGCGAGCCCGCCGGTCGGCGAGGAGGGAGTACAGCTCGGCTTCGGAGAGATGCCCCCGGACCAGTCGTCCGCCGGCGCCCCCACCCAACGGATGCCGAACGGCACGCATCTGCCGGTGTACGGCACCCGCCGCGGCGGCATCGCCTCACGCGTGGCGGAAGAGCGCCCGGAATGA
- a CDS encoding HYR domain-containing protein produces the protein MRPRTVHIGVLTAALLLVVGVVTGTAGGVPPAAPASAVTPAVVDEPLAPGASLSVHKQVRTPVVPPRPDVVLLVDGTRSMEHAIDNIQTYLSEITDQVRKEQPDSRFAVATYGDQEVDEDDVFTVLQGLTYDLGAVGEGAGHLSFDRGLSSPGPAEDWINALWEIGNGAGGGTVFRDGASPVVVLVGDASSHDPSKGHTLTDAINALKNVGARVIGVDVATELGDGLNGNGDNGNGPDQNREDTHDPDQATKVVQATGGRLFQNIDANQVADTIAHGLTNLPTTVTHQTVSCDPALSVTLNPPNRQVTSGETAAFDETITVANDAPQGMTLSCTVQFLLDGRTPSGEPPVDVPPARVFRGPGAVPGSDTDGAVEVPGASDGTGGSAEGTSDGTLGGMIGGVISGADGGRHGGLVGGAVAGVTNGGTSKGTSAGGTASGSSGGHSGNGGATTGSGGSHGGNQTGGQNSGDGQSGGQTGGDQSGSQTGGEQNGGQTGGDQNGGQTGGDQAGGQSGGGTQPGGQNTGGTENGGQDGGGSSDGSGAGGNGSGGSDGGEPVPEDYQQHIAITVTDVTAPVVTVDNRTVEATGKNGAVIDFTATARDAVDGPLPVTCTPASGSRFRVGITKVTCTATDSSGNTGTGTATFTVTPAPVPNEADLAVTATVSPVPNYTGLTTRLGFTLTNAGPRTAENVVLTTGWPRAEGTGKRTLSALSRCTRAKPCTIAPGGRVSVTQSAVYNTPVSGEVHASVTGSPRDPRRGDNTATARIRILQPKLTVTPQVARPGDVVLARGKDFPPGRTITLSWSVGITPAQSVLRVGPDGTFESQLLVLRKDQLGPRTLRAQAQGLDRLTKPVLIVQRSLQPPDFAGRR, from the coding sequence GTGCGTCCTCGGACCGTCCACATCGGTGTGCTGACCGCCGCACTGCTTCTGGTGGTCGGCGTCGTCACGGGCACCGCCGGCGGAGTACCGCCCGCCGCCCCGGCGTCGGCGGTGACCCCCGCCGTGGTGGACGAGCCGCTCGCCCCGGGCGCCTCGCTCTCGGTGCACAAGCAGGTCCGTACCCCCGTGGTACCGCCCCGGCCGGATGTCGTCCTGCTGGTCGACGGGACGCGCAGCATGGAGCACGCCATCGACAACATCCAGACGTACCTGAGCGAGATCACCGACCAGGTGCGCAAGGAACAGCCCGACTCCCGCTTCGCCGTGGCGACCTACGGCGACCAGGAGGTCGACGAGGACGACGTCTTCACGGTGCTCCAGGGACTGACCTACGACCTGGGCGCTGTAGGCGAGGGCGCCGGCCACCTCAGCTTCGACCGAGGGCTGTCCAGCCCAGGCCCTGCGGAGGACTGGATCAACGCCCTGTGGGAGATCGGCAACGGAGCGGGCGGAGGGACCGTCTTCCGGGACGGCGCCAGCCCGGTCGTCGTACTCGTCGGAGACGCCTCCAGCCACGATCCCAGCAAGGGACACACCCTCACCGATGCCATCAACGCCCTGAAGAACGTGGGTGCCCGGGTCATCGGCGTGGATGTGGCGACCGAGCTCGGCGACGGTCTGAACGGCAACGGGGACAACGGCAACGGCCCCGACCAGAACAGGGAGGACACCCACGACCCGGATCAGGCGACCAAGGTCGTCCAGGCCACCGGCGGCCGGCTCTTCCAGAACATCGACGCGAACCAGGTCGCCGACACCATCGCCCATGGCCTGACCAATCTGCCCACCACCGTCACCCATCAGACGGTCAGCTGCGATCCCGCCCTCTCCGTCACCCTGAACCCGCCGAACCGGCAGGTGACGAGCGGAGAGACCGCCGCCTTCGACGAGACGATCACGGTGGCGAACGACGCGCCGCAGGGCATGACGCTGAGCTGCACCGTGCAGTTCCTGCTGGACGGCAGGACTCCGAGCGGAGAGCCACCGGTCGATGTGCCGCCGGCCCGGGTGTTCCGGGGGCCGGGGGCCGTTCCCGGTTCGGACACCGACGGGGCCGTCGAGGTACCGGGAGCCTCCGACGGCACCGGTGGATCAGCCGAGGGGACCAGCGACGGGACCCTCGGCGGGATGATCGGCGGGGTGATCAGCGGGGCCGACGGGGGCCGTCACGGAGGGCTCGTCGGCGGGGCGGTCGCCGGGGTGACGAACGGCGGTACGAGCAAAGGCACGTCCGCGGGCGGTACGGCGAGCGGCTCCTCAGGGGGGCACAGCGGGAACGGAGGCGCCACCACCGGGTCCGGCGGTAGTCATGGAGGGAATCAGACCGGGGGTCAAAACTCCGGAGACGGCCAGTCCGGGGGCCAGACCGGCGGAGACCAGAGCGGGAGCCAGACAGGCGGAGAGCAGAACGGCGGTCAGACCGGCGGAGACCAGAACGGCGGTCAGACCGGCGGAGACCAGGCAGGAGGCCAGAGCGGCGGCGGTACACAACCCGGCGGTCAGAACACCGGAGGCACTGAGAACGGGGGCCAGGACGGCGGCGGTAGCAGCGACGGCTCTGGCGCTGGCGGTAACGGTAGCGGTGGCAGCGACGGCGGCGAGCCCGTCCCCGAGGACTACCAGCAGCACATCGCCATCACCGTCACGGACGTGACCGCCCCCGTCGTCACCGTCGACAACCGCACCGTCGAGGCCACCGGCAAGAACGGAGCCGTGATCGACTTCACCGCCACCGCCCGGGACGCCGTCGACGGGCCGCTGCCGGTCACCTGCACCCCCGCCTCCGGCTCCCGCTTCCGCGTCGGCATCACCAAGGTCACCTGCACCGCCACCGACTCGTCGGGCAACACCGGTACCGGCACGGCCACTTTCACGGTCACCCCGGCTCCCGTACCGAACGAGGCGGACCTGGCCGTCACAGCGACCGTCTCCCCCGTCCCCAACTACACCGGCCTGACGACACGGTTGGGCTTCACCCTCACCAACGCAGGCCCCAGAACGGCCGAGAACGTCGTACTCACCACCGGTTGGCCCCGCGCCGAGGGCACTGGCAAGCGCACCCTGTCCGCCCTCTCCCGCTGCACCCGCGCGAAACCCTGCACCATCGCACCCGGCGGTCGCGTCTCCGTCACCCAGAGCGCGGTCTACAACACCCCCGTGAGCGGCGAGGTCCATGCCTCCGTCACCGGCTCCCCTCGCGATCCCCGGCGCGGCGACAACACCGCCACGGCCCGCATCCGCATCCTCCAGCCGAAGCTGACCGTCACCCCACAGGTGGCCAGGCCCGGCGATGTGGTGCTGGCGCGCGGCAAGGACTTCCCGCCCGGCCGCACCATCACTCTCAGCTGGAGCGTGGGCATCACTCCGGCACAGTCGGTCCTACGGGTCGGCCCGGACGGAACCTTCGAGTCACAACTGCTGGTGCTGCGCAAGGACCAGCTCGGTCCGCGTACGCTCCGCGCCCAGGCGCAGGGCCTGGACCGGCTGACCAAACCGGTGCTGATCGTGCAACGCAGCCTTCAGCCACCCGACTTCGCGGGCCGGAGGTGA
- a CDS encoding response regulator transcription factor, translating into MLQTNRERITVALRAQDPVSRAGVSSQLRARPEVKVVDWGEGDTPQVVVVVLDVVDEDALRVLRQVQRTSTARGVLVTTHIDEQQLVNAAECGFVGVLRRSEATPDRLVQVIGSVVKGEGRVPPDLLGNLLEQVGRLQGQVLAPHGLNFTGLSAREIEVLRLVAEGYDTADIAVKLSYSERTIKNVLHAVMSRLNLRNRSHAVAYALRQGLI; encoded by the coding sequence GTGCTGCAGACGAACAGAGAACGCATCACAGTGGCGCTGCGCGCCCAGGACCCCGTTTCACGGGCCGGAGTGTCCAGTCAGCTGCGCGCCCGGCCCGAGGTCAAGGTCGTCGACTGGGGCGAGGGGGACACGCCGCAAGTGGTGGTGGTCGTCCTCGACGTCGTCGACGAGGACGCGTTACGCGTACTGCGTCAGGTCCAGCGCACCAGTACCGCGCGGGGAGTACTGGTCACCACCCACATCGACGAACAGCAACTGGTGAACGCCGCCGAATGCGGTTTCGTCGGCGTCCTGCGACGCTCCGAGGCGACCCCGGACCGCCTGGTGCAGGTGATCGGCTCCGTGGTCAAGGGGGAGGGCCGGGTGCCGCCCGACCTGCTCGGCAATCTGCTCGAACAGGTCGGGCGGCTCCAGGGGCAGGTGCTCGCACCGCACGGGCTCAACTTCACCGGCCTCTCGGCCCGCGAGATCGAGGTACTGCGCCTGGTGGCCGAGGGATACGACACCGCGGACATCGCGGTGAAGCTCTCGTACTCCGAGCGCACCATCAAGAACGTCCTGCACGCCGTCATGTCCCGGCTCAATCTGCGGAATCGCTCGCATGCGGTGGCCTATGCGCTGCGCCAGGGGTTGATCTGA